The following proteins are encoded in a genomic region of Streptomyces gobiensis:
- a CDS encoding extensin — MGRHRRPTRAHYARATTLKAAAALSVAGSFALGFQMTAGSSDEAAQARSGADSQPDQLSGTEQTAADTPSSPGQITPTAAAEPTLLEERTGDDTRTSRAEAYRPGTKSAPDTAASAAPTRVAKPATSDPVKSSSSEETTPTKASTSTEQSSEPQSDDSEDGGQDKGLVDGLVDTVDKTVDDVAGGLSGGLLGG; from the coding sequence ATGGGCCGACACCGCCGACCAACCCGTGCCCACTACGCACGTGCCACGACGCTCAAGGCCGCTGCCGCCCTGAGCGTGGCGGGCAGCTTTGCCCTTGGCTTCCAGATGACGGCTGGCAGCAGCGACGAGGCCGCCCAGGCGCGTTCCGGGGCCGACTCGCAGCCGGACCAGCTGTCCGGCACCGAGCAAACCGCTGCGGACACGCCCAGCAGTCCGGGGCAGATCACCCCCACCGCCGCTGCGGAGCCGACGCTCCTGGAGGAGCGTACGGGCGACGACACCCGGACAAGCCGGGCCGAAGCGTACAGGCCGGGCACCAAATCCGCTCCCGATACCGCAGCGTCAGCTGCGCCCACCCGTGTAGCAAAACCGGCAACGTCGGACCCGGTGAAGTCCTCCTCGTCCGAGGAGACCACGCCGACCAAGGCGTCCACTTCTACGGAGCAGTCGAGCGAACCGCAGTCGGACGACAGCGAGGACGGCGGCCAGGACAAGGGACTGGTTGACGGTCTCGTCGACACCGTCGACAAGACCGTCGACGACGTGGCCGGTGGCCTGAGCGGCGGTCTGCTGGGCGGCTGA
- a CDS encoding TIGR03619 family F420-dependent LLM class oxidoreductase yields MRISTAVMLTDESIHPVRLAQELEQRGFHGLYLPEHTHIPISRETPAPMGDPLPREYGRTVDPFVTLGAVAAVTERIGLGTAITLVAQHDPIVLAKQIATLDWMSGGRFTLGVGFGWNVEEAADHGVDWSRRRDLVRDRVALMRALWAEEPTAYKGEFGSVRASEAHPKPTRPRGPRLLLGGAAGPRLFSHIAEYADGWMPVGGRSLRESIPRLREVAPRAEVVPAYVAPSAGKLAHFRELGIEEVVVQLPSAEEGEVLRALDSYAQYL; encoded by the coding sequence ATGCGTATCTCTACGGCCGTCATGCTCACCGATGAGTCCATCCACCCCGTACGGCTGGCTCAGGAGCTGGAACAGCGCGGCTTCCACGGCCTGTACCTGCCCGAGCACACGCACATCCCCATCAGCCGGGAGACCCCCGCCCCGATGGGCGATCCGCTGCCGCGCGAGTACGGCCGGACCGTGGATCCTTTCGTCACCCTGGGCGCGGTGGCCGCGGTGACCGAGCGGATCGGCCTCGGCACCGCGATCACGCTGGTCGCCCAGCATGACCCCATCGTGCTGGCCAAGCAGATCGCCACGCTGGACTGGATGTCCGGCGGCCGCTTTACGCTCGGCGTCGGCTTCGGGTGGAACGTGGAGGAGGCCGCCGACCACGGCGTGGACTGGTCCCGCAGACGAGACCTCGTACGTGACCGGGTGGCCCTGATGCGGGCGCTGTGGGCGGAGGAACCCACCGCGTACAAGGGTGAGTTCGGCTCCGTACGGGCGAGCGAGGCCCACCCCAAGCCAACCCGCCCACGCGGCCCCCGCCTCCTGCTCGGCGGCGCCGCAGGTCCCAGGCTCTTCTCCCATATCGCCGAGTACGCGGACGGCTGGATGCCGGTCGGCGGGCGCAGCCTGCGCGAATCGATCCCCCGGCTGCGTGAAGTGGCGCCGCGGGCGGAGGTCGTCCCGGCCTATGTGGCCCCATCAGCGGGGAAGCTGGCGCACTTTCGGGAGCTGGGCATCGAGGAGGTCGTGGTGCAGCTTCCATCGGCGGAGGAGGGCGAGGTGCTGCGGGCGTTGGACTCATACGCGCAGTACCTATAG
- a CDS encoding CehA/McbA family metallohydrolase, whose product MDRRDVLKLSAVAGAASALTLSTVSFAHAAVRTVRGTLPTGAPDFVYLPIEVPRGVREIAVSYTYDKPEVPPGTPGNALDIGIFDERGTELPGRGFRGWSGGFRTEFTVSAERATPGYLAGPIRAGTWHVVLGPYTVAPQGMTYEVTITLRYGKQGRTPKPVYPPERAEGRGRAWYRGDCHLHTVHSDGQRTPEEVAVAARAAGLDFIATTEHNTTSGHAAWDGLWGDDLLILCGEEVTTRNGHYLALGTDPGVFVDWRYRARDDAYRRYVRRIHRGGGLVVPAHPNCPFVGCQWKFGYEGSDAVELWNGPWTPDDELTLAAWDNMLVEEPGRWLPALGNSDAHREPQVVGLPQTVVYAEDLTRSAILDAIRAGRSYLTQSSALSLTLTASDEHGNHATIGDRLHTRRPDARVTVRLEATGAPANATARLLTDQGQLRSGPASTPLEWQTTPSLATYVRAEIRHPDGTGGLPGAMAAMTNPVWLS is encoded by the coding sequence ATGGACAGACGCGATGTGCTCAAGCTGTCGGCGGTTGCGGGGGCGGCGAGCGCGCTTACGCTCAGTACTGTGAGCTTCGCCCACGCAGCGGTGAGGACGGTCCGTGGCACGCTGCCCACCGGCGCCCCGGACTTCGTCTATCTGCCCATTGAGGTCCCGCGCGGGGTGCGCGAGATCGCGGTTTCGTACACCTACGACAAGCCCGAGGTCCCGCCGGGCACCCCGGGTAACGCCCTGGACATCGGCATCTTCGACGAACGCGGCACGGAGCTGCCGGGACGCGGCTTCCGGGGGTGGTCGGGCGGCTTCCGTACGGAGTTCACAGTGAGCGCGGAACGGGCCACACCCGGGTATCTGGCGGGGCCCATACGGGCCGGGACGTGGCATGTGGTGCTGGGGCCGTACACAGTGGCGCCGCAAGGCATGACGTACGAGGTCACCATCACCCTCCGGTACGGCAAGCAGGGCCGGACCCCGAAGCCGGTTTACCCACCGGAGCGGGCTGAGGGACGCGGGCGGGCTTGGTACCGGGGGGACTGCCATCTGCACACCGTCCACTCGGACGGCCAGCGTACGCCGGAGGAGGTCGCGGTCGCGGCCCGCGCGGCGGGGCTGGACTTCATCGCGACGACGGAGCACAACACAACATCGGGGCACGCCGCGTGGGATGGCCTCTGGGGCGACGATCTCCTGATCCTCTGCGGCGAGGAGGTAACCACACGCAACGGCCACTATCTGGCGCTGGGCACGGACCCGGGGGTGTTCGTGGACTGGCGGTACCGGGCCCGGGACGACGCGTACCGCCGCTATGTGCGGCGTATTCACCGAGGGGGCGGCCTGGTGGTGCCCGCGCACCCCAACTGCCCGTTCGTCGGCTGCCAGTGGAAGTTCGGGTACGAGGGCTCGGACGCGGTCGAGCTCTGGAACGGTCCATGGACGCCGGACGATGAGCTGACCCTGGCCGCCTGGGACAACATGCTGGTCGAGGAGCCGGGGCGATGGCTGCCCGCGCTGGGCAACAGCGACGCGCACCGCGAACCACAAGTGGTCGGCCTGCCCCAGACAGTGGTCTACGCGGAGGACTTGACCCGTTCCGCCATCCTCGACGCGATCCGGGCGGGCCGCAGCTACCTCACCCAGTCCTCGGCCCTCTCCCTCACCCTCACCGCGTCGGACGAGCACGGCAACCACGCCACCATCGGCGACCGACTGCACACCCGCCGCCCGGACGCCAGGGTGACCGTCCGCCTGGAGGCCACCGGCGCCCCAGCCAACGCCACGGCCCGGCTCCTGACCGACCAGGGCCAACTCCGCTCCGGCCCGGCAAGCACCCCGCTGGAGTGGCAGACAACCCCGTCGCTGGCAACGTACGTACGAGCCGAGATCCGCCACCCGGACGGCACTGGCGGCCTCCCGGGCGCAATGGCCGCGATGACGAACCCGGTCTGGCTCAGCTGA
- a CDS encoding DUF397 domain-containing protein, whose product MTTAQWRKSSYSNTQGGNCVEVADNFAGTVPVRDSKNPRGPALVFSADAWSAFIEIAKRTAH is encoded by the coding sequence ATGACCACCGCACAATGGCGCAAGTCCAGCTACAGCAACACCCAGGGCGGCAACTGCGTCGAGGTCGCCGACAACTTTGCTGGCACCGTCCCGGTTCGGGACAGCAAGAACCCACGCGGCCCGGCGCTGGTGTTTTCTGCCGACGCTTGGTCCGCGTTCATCGAGATTGCCAAGCGAACCGCCCATTAA
- a CDS encoding helix-turn-helix domain-containing protein codes for MAARPRELTPDRSIRHFYGAEMRRYRTNTDMSLDRLSGIVRYSKSQLHRIETAQMMPPPGFSESLDAAFGTDGHFARLYGPVKREVHPDQYRRHMDFEAEARVVEEYAGHVVPGLLQTEAYARALLRAGAPDASEEKLEDRVTARMSRQERLRSDDPPRLWAILEEVTIRRMVGGPEVMREQLASLLPVVDTATTKMQLLPNNHGEHRLLGGSLTLHTLPDDTTVAYEEGIDAGRLYEDADSVRERRHAYDALRAYALSPKETAAWIRSAMEDCKPCEPPDQT; via the coding sequence ATGGCGGCGAGACCACGCGAACTGACACCGGACCGCTCTATCCGGCACTTCTACGGCGCCGAGATGCGGCGCTACCGCACCAACACCGATATGTCGCTGGACCGGCTCTCCGGGATCGTTCGGTACAGCAAGAGCCAGCTACACCGCATTGAGACAGCCCAGATGATGCCTCCGCCGGGCTTCTCTGAGTCGCTGGACGCGGCGTTCGGCACGGATGGCCACTTCGCACGGTTGTATGGACCTGTCAAGCGAGAGGTGCATCCCGACCAGTACCGCCGTCACATGGACTTTGAGGCAGAGGCCAGGGTCGTAGAGGAGTACGCGGGACACGTCGTCCCCGGCCTGCTCCAGACTGAGGCGTATGCCCGTGCGCTGCTACGGGCCGGTGCTCCCGATGCCTCGGAAGAGAAGCTTGAGGATCGGGTGACCGCACGAATGAGTCGTCAGGAGCGGCTTCGGTCCGACGACCCCCCTCGGCTGTGGGCCATCCTGGAAGAGGTAACCATCCGGCGCATGGTTGGCGGTCCGGAGGTCATGCGTGAACAACTGGCCTCTTTGCTCCCGGTAGTGGACACCGCAACGACCAAGATGCAGCTTCTGCCGAACAACCATGGTGAGCACCGCCTGCTAGGCGGCTCGCTCACGCTCCACACGCTGCCGGACGACACTACGGTGGCTTACGAGGAGGGCATTGACGCTGGCCGCCTCTACGAAGACGCTGACTCGGTGCGGGAGCGCAGGCACGCCTACGATGCGCTGAGGGCGTACGCCCTTTCTCCCAAGGAGACTGCCGCGTGGATCCGATCGGCAATGGAGGACTGCAAGCCATGCGAACCCCCCGACCAGACATGA
- a CDS encoding transcriptional regulator: MGTNIVGGLVDLGRWDMDPSRRTVLGAGLFSVALTIPGWPDVVGRAEAVQSGRTRRIGESEVDTVTAMTERISELDDQFGGRHARPMAAAFMVNTVAAYLRADAPESVRKSMLSAASDLCYLTGYMAVDEGQHGLAQRYYLKALELSGAAEDYLTYCTTLRGMSVQAVDLGHGTKSLELANAAAAASPQAGPRMRAFLTGQQAHAAAQTGDRRMALRYIREAETAMDRAESREKAFGSYDPAALNYHISQVRYELGDTGGAVAAMQQSDKVRDSFYRRTRVRMRGLLAERQLSAGHLEAGCATFDLALDDYPQVQSARADDRIRSVLTLLRPHLNNRTAKAVYERARAVTQHRPVAPA; the protein is encoded by the coding sequence ATGGGCACGAATATTGTGGGAGGTCTCGTCGATCTGGGGAGGTGGGACATGGATCCCTCGCGCAGAACCGTCCTCGGTGCGGGACTGTTCTCGGTAGCCCTCACCATCCCCGGCTGGCCGGATGTGGTGGGCCGGGCAGAGGCGGTCCAGAGCGGCCGTACACGCCGTATCGGTGAGAGCGAAGTGGACACGGTCACCGCCATGACCGAGCGTATTTCTGAGCTCGACGATCAGTTCGGTGGGCGGCACGCTCGGCCGATGGCGGCGGCGTTCATGGTGAATACGGTGGCTGCGTATCTGCGGGCGGACGCACCGGAGAGCGTACGGAAGTCCATGCTGTCCGCCGCATCGGACCTGTGTTACCTAACCGGCTATATGGCCGTGGACGAGGGGCAACACGGGCTGGCCCAGCGCTACTACCTCAAGGCGCTGGAGCTTTCCGGCGCGGCAGAGGATTACCTCACCTACTGCACCACGCTACGCGGCATGAGCGTGCAGGCCGTCGACCTGGGACACGGGACGAAGTCCCTGGAACTGGCCAACGCCGCTGCCGCTGCCTCGCCGCAGGCGGGGCCGAGGATGCGGGCCTTCCTCACCGGACAGCAGGCACACGCGGCGGCTCAGACCGGCGACCGGCGCATGGCGCTGCGGTATATCCGTGAGGCCGAGACAGCGATGGACCGGGCGGAGTCCCGGGAGAAGGCGTTCGGCTCGTACGACCCGGCCGCGCTGAACTACCACATCAGCCAGGTGCGTTACGAGCTAGGCGATACAGGCGGAGCGGTCGCTGCCATGCAGCAATCCGACAAGGTTCGTGACAGCTTCTACCGGCGAACTCGCGTGAGGATGCGCGGTCTGCTGGCCGAACGCCAGCTGAGCGCGGGTCACCTGGAGGCGGGCTGTGCGACGTTTGACCTCGCCCTGGATGACTACCCACAGGTCCAGTCCGCGCGCGCCGACGACCGCATCCGTTCCGTACTCACCCTGCTCCGACCTCACCTGAACAACCGCACAGCCAAGGCCGTCTACGAACGAGCACGCGCCGTCACTCAGCATCGGCCGGTGGCTCCGGCCTGA